A single window of Nicotiana sylvestris chromosome 5, ASM39365v2, whole genome shotgun sequence DNA harbors:
- the LOC104219390 gene encoding phospholipase A(1) DAD1, chloroplastic-like — MEFQGIKNWEGLLDPLDDDLRKEILRYGEFVEAAYRCFDFDVSSPTYATCRYPTNSMLTDCGLDKSGYKVIKNLYATCAVQMPSWTKRFPNLASPCSSWIGYVAVCEDEEEIARLGRRDVVIAYRGTATSCEWLENLRATLTSLPDDMAPENYDQPMVQSGFLSLYTTKNECDQSLQDTIREEIGNILEKYSDEPLSITVTGHSLGAALATLTAYDITTKFSHAPIVTVVSFGGPRVGNKSFRCQLEKSGTNVLRIVNSDDPITKVPGFVLDEDDNVAEKGSAHVATTGLPSWLQKCMEDTQWVYAEVGKELRLSSKDSKFGKAGDVATCHDLKTYLHLVNNFVSEKDVERRDQERTAALV, encoded by the coding sequence ATGGAATTCCAAGGTATCAAGAATTGGGAAGGTTTGCTTGATCCACTCGATGATGATCTCCGTAAGGAGATCTTAAGGTATGGGGAATTTGTCGAAGCAGCCTATCGCTGCTTCGACTTTGACGTGTCATCACCTACGTACGCCACTTGTCGTTATCCTACGAATTCAATGCTGACAGACTGCGGACTAGACAAGAGCGGATATAAGGTAATCAAGAACCTTTATGCCACGTGTGCAGTTCAAATGCCAAGTTGGACTAAAAGGTTCCCGAATTTAGCGTCCCCATGCTCCAGCTGGATTGGTTACGTGGCAGTTTGCGAAGACGAGGAAGAGATCGCCAGACTTGGGCGTCGTGACGTGGTGATCGCTTATCGAGGTACCGCCACGTCATGCGAATGGCTCGAAAATTTACGTGCCACGTTAACTTCTTTACCGGATGACATGGCACCCGAAAATTACGATCAACCCATGGTACAAAGTGGATTCTTGAGTTTGTACACAACAAAAAACGAATGTGATCAAAGTTTACAAGACACAATTAGAGAAGAAATTGGCAACATTCTTGAAAAGTATAGTGACGAGCCTTTAAGTATAACTGTCACAGGCCACAGTCTTGGAGCTGCCCTTGCAACATTAACAGCGTACGATATAACTACAAAATTTAGTCACGCACCAATAGTAACAGTCGTATCATTTGGAGGGCCTAGAGTAGGAAACAAAAGTTTTAGATGTCAATTAGAGAAAAGTGGTACAAATGTTCTCCGCATTGTCAACTCCGACGATCCAATTACAAAAGTTCCGGGGTTCGTGCTCGACGAAGACGATAACGTGGCAGAAAAAGGGAGTGCCCACGTGGCGACAACGGGGCTGCCAAGCTGGCTTCAAAAATGCATGGAGGATACACAATGGGTATATGCTGAGGTGGGCAAAGAACTTAGATTAAGTAGTAAAGACTCTAAATTTGGCAAAGCAGGAGATGTTGCCACGTGTCATGATCTCAAGACGTATTTGCACTTAGTGAACAATTTTGTAAGTGAAAAGGATGTAGAAAGGCGAGATCAAGAAAGAACTGCGGCTTTAGTTTGA